The Microscilla marina ATCC 23134 genome has a window encoding:
- a CDS encoding SiaB family protein kinase, with protein sequence MLLDDLRNLRKTVASESILFSYRGEITQELMVYFLRIVDKKLIGSKESPLIRRRILNIMIESLQNAVKHARDWYNESEIEPENEAIFLLSRRDDKYLLINGNAVKNDVKPFIERKIENINSLSSDKQRKLFRNIIKYGVYGSKGGAGLGFVDMARKSGDLINFDFEEIDEKYSYFTYLITLDRNSIPEPDLTPKPNTVSTV encoded by the coding sequence ATGTTATTAGACGATCTGCGAAATTTACGTAAGACGGTAGCTTCAGAGTCTATTCTTTTCTCATACCGGGGCGAAATTACCCAGGAATTGATGGTTTACTTTCTACGCATTGTAGATAAAAAACTGATTGGTTCTAAGGAAAGTCCCCTCATCAGAAGAAGAATACTCAATATTATGATCGAATCGTTGCAAAACGCGGTGAAACATGCCCGCGATTGGTACAACGAAAGCGAAATAGAACCAGAAAACGAAGCCATCTTTTTGCTATCTCGTCGAGATGACAAGTATTTGTTGATCAATGGTAATGCTGTAAAAAACGATGTAAAACCTTTCATAGAGCGTAAAATAGAAAACATCAATAGCTTGAGCAGTGACAAGCAGCGTAAACTGTTTCGTAACATTATCAAGTATGGTGTGTATGGCTCTAAAGGTGGTGCCGGATTGGGTTTCGTTGACATGGCTCGTAAATCTGGTGATTTGATCAATTTCGATTTTGAAGAAATTGACGAAAAATACTCTTATTTTACTTACCTTATTACGCTTGATCGTAACTCTATTCCTGAGCCCGATCTTACCCCTAAACCCAACACTGTATCTACAGTATAA